The Fusarium poae strain DAOMC 252244 chromosome 2, whole genome shotgun sequence nucleotide sequence GTTTTCCAACTGAAATGGCAGATTGGCTACTGTACGTAACTTAagtaaacaaagaaaaaaacacaTTGTTTGTGCAAAACTCATTTACACGATGCTCATGATTAAGGAATAGGTAACCAAGCCCCAGGCTATTAGAAGGATTaaccgctggaagcataagagatgtgctccttagactatagctcttagactacttatttttgtatcccaagacttaggaggttgATCTTTCTACTACTCACTAGAGACCGAGAACATCTTTCACAGATAACATAAAGTCAAGCTATATTCGCATGGTTGTCTGACTATCCAATCATAGTATATGCACACAAAGTAAAACGCCATGCACCAACAAATACACCCACCTCCTTCCAATGATGACGCCTTACAATGCCTATCCTATTATAACAAAAGATGCAGCGCTCGTACGCCCTTCTCAGCTACTGCAATATGCCAAGGTCGAACATCCGTCTCGCGATCTGTGACACCTCTAGCACGGGCCAAAGTACCAAGACCCCTGAAGTAACACAGCATCTCTCTGAGTAGAGGCTCGTACGCACGTGGGGTAGCCTCTGTATGGACAAGGTTGACTTCCATCACGACTGGAGGATCTTCGATTTTTATTCCTGTCCGTTTGATCAAGTAACCACTGGCAAGCGCAGGTCGCACTTCAAGAAGTGTAGTAGAGTTGCCAAATCGATGTGCAGCGATGGCACCCCATGTTTGATCAGTGGCATCGATCAAGAAAGAATCAGCATCTGGTTCCGTAACACTTTCGGCACCTGGGGTGGCAGCTAGGGTACTAGTTTCCCGCATAGGGGTTGCTGGAGTCGTTGTTTGCTCCGGCGAGACAATGTTAGCCTGCGGTGTGGACACGGGTGTTGAGTAGAACGCTGAAGTTGCCGCATGGGGAATCTTCACGACGGGCGGCACAAGTTGTAGGGACGGGCTAGTGTCAACCGACATCAAGATCATCGTAAAAGAATACTTGTCATCGAGTGTTGATGCTGCTTGCCACCACTCAACCTCTTTCTGGTCCATTGGTCCTGCTCTGGTAATGATTACGCGCCAGTGGACTTTCCATATCGATATCATGCTTAGTGTCGTCGCCCAGATTTCGGTTATGATGGCTGCTTTGTTTTGGGAAGCAGATCGATCAGGGGTTCTGCTCCGCGTGATCGAGTAAGATGCAGTGGCTTGTCGTTGCCCACGGTTATCGGTCCATGCAGCCGTAATCCATCGGCCATCGAGGCTTTCAGCGTAGCCCACATGAATACATGAGTTTTCATGCATGAGGGATTGAGAAGGCGAGatagttaatttaaagtCGATCATTCGAGGCGGAGGCTGTTCAAGCATGACCGCAGGCGCAGGGGTAGGGCCGCCATGTTCAGGAGCCAAAAACAGCGTGCATCTGTCGTAAGTTTCTACACAGAGCTTGATCATTTCTGCGGGAGTTGGAACGACTAGAGATGTCGTAGACGATATAAGATTCGATGACACAAGCTGCAAAACCAGCTCGTTCTGCGGTGATTCTCTGCGAGCTGCTAGGAGTTCACTGTACTCGTCAAAGCAGCGGTAGAAAGCGGTGCAAGCTTCGATGATAGAGGCGGGATTGTCAGGTGAGTAGACGAAGTAAATGACCAGATTCTTGTCCTTGGACTTCAATTCTGATAGAGAGCTTCGGAGCACTTCCATGCTCTCCACTAGAGAGGAGCCATGACCAGTAACAGTCGCGTCAGGTGAGGTTGAGATCCTATCGACCTCATATGGCAAAACGCCGTCGTCCCAGTCTCCAGACAAGGGCAGGTTGTTGAAGGTACCTAGTTTCAGCGATTCGTATACACTCTTCGAACGATCGAGAAAACTTCCGACGTGATCTGACATTCCCTTCCAGCCAGGAAATATGCAAAGAGCAGTGACATCCTTTGCGCCCCACGAAGGTGACAGCCCAAGACCTTCCCAGAATGAGATAGATGACGGAAGTACCGAGAGTTTTGTTTCTGATCTGCGGACCTCGAGATGGGGTACTGGGATCTGGTAGAGGTTGTTGGGCCGCAGTTGCTCGACATTGGTATCTCTGCCAGGTATCGGTCGGGGTTGCAGGCGATTTGGCCGCCCCACGAGTGGAAGGTCTAGTATCTCGAGCAATCCTTTCAATCGTACCGCCGTGGCGCTTCCTAAATTCGAGGGAATAATGTTTTGGAGAAGTTGAAGCGAACTACGGGCAACATTGAGCTCATGACCTTTCATTGTTGCAAGTGCAATAGACGACTCTTTCTTGTGATCAATACCGATATCAAGTCGGCCAGTGGCAGCTTGTTCGGTAATAATTTGTGCGACCTCGACAAACTCGAGGTTAGAAAGTCCCACTTCTGCATTGAGAGGCTCCGGATCCGAAAAGAAGCGATGGAGAGGCATTTCTGGGGACTCAGTCTTTGATAGTTTGGGCAGTTCGATTGCAAACTGCTCTTCGGTGGCATCATCTATCAGATCTGCCTCTCGTGATGTTGTGGCTTGCGAAAGTGCATCATCGTCCACAACTGTCCGTTTCACGCTGGACTTGATCGGCGACATAGGGCCACCGGAGATTGAACTTAGGTCATCTGCCTCTGAATCGGCATCACTATCTTCTGAGAAGGATGCATTGCCGTTCGATTTTTGGGCATTTGAATGATTAGCAGATCCATCTACGCCAGTCAAACTTCTGATTAAAGAGACACCAGAGAGGGTCTTGGAGTCCGGCTTGATCTTCCCCTGtctttcaagatattcatcTGTGGAAAGGCCTTCAGAATCGCGCTTCAATTCCACACTGCTCTGATCCTTTGAAAAGTCAAAGGCACCGCCGTGTTCGTACTTCTTGTTGATCAGGGGGATCTTAGGGTCAAATTCGACTTTCTCAAAAATGCTACTCTTGCGCCGAAGAGGGGCTTGAAAGGTGAAGTTCTCCTGTGTAGGACTAGTCAGAGAAGCCTTGACTCGCTTGAACACAGTATCTGGGTCAAAGGGGCTGGATCCTCGCTTGTTCGAATTCGATCGTTCAGTCTTGACCTTATGGTTGATCTCGTCATTGAGGGAGCTCCTGGCGTGTTTTAGTTCTGGCTTTGCAAAAACAGGCTCATGGGTCTTGGGCTTTGACCGGATCTTGGGCTGTGGCTGTGGCTCAATAACTTTCTGGAGTTGTGGTTGCGTGATCATCGGTGGGGGCATTACTTGAGTGAATATCGTCTGAGGGAGTATCGCTTGGGGAGGTATAGCTTGGGGGGGTGTCGTCTGATGTGGTATCGCTTGAGGGGGTGGTGGATGCGAAATTGGGTGTAAATCGGACATGTCGATATCCATGTCGTTGCCATCAGGTCCGTCAAAAAAGTTGAAGTCGTCTTCTGTCACATCATGATCACCAAATACATCTCCACCCATACCGTTCATGATATCATCAGTGTCGCCAAGCAAGTTGCTGTcgcttctctctctcttttgtTCATGGCCGCCATCCCATGTATCATGGTCAGCATCAGCCATCGGTGTCACTGTTGGCATCGTGGCATCAGCGTCAACAACTGCAAGAGTTGGCGGGTGATTATTAGGGCTGGAGGTCGCCCCGTCTATAGAAGGAGTAACGCCAAGGTGCTGTTGGATGCCGTCGGGAGGAGTTGGATACATGACACCAGCAGTAGCCGTACTTGGACGCCGTACCGATAGTGGAGATTGGCCGTTGAGACTTTGAGCTTGGAGGTTAGCACCATTGACCTCTTTCGCAGCAGCATAGGCACGATCGGATTTGCGCCTGGAAACCCTCTCTTCCCTTTCAGAAGTACTAGCAAACCATCCACGGGCATCACCCAAAGGATCGTGGCATTCCTCATGGCCACTCAGGATAGTATCTCCTACACGGTGAGTCGTCGATACCTCCAATGATTTCTTGCGAAAGCAAAGAGCTCCCGGCCATGGAACGGTGGCACGCAGTCGCTTCTGCTCCCCATCTATATCCTGTGAAGTCGGCTTTGTGATGAGAAGATTGACCCATGGGCCCGCTTTGAAATTAGACGGATTAAGTCCACAATATTCAAGGGCTCTGAGGCACGAATGTTTCCACAATGAATCATGTGCTTCTGGGAAACTTCTAACGCTCAAAGCTTGTGTGTTCGGTGTCTGTGCAAGACTCCGGTCTGCATCTCCGCTGGAAAAGCCGGATTTCGCAGCAAAAACTCCATAAGGGGCAGCCAATATCGAACCACTCAGCGAAGGAGAATCTCCAGAAAGCACATCTTCCACCGTAGCCAGATTCTGGCAATAAGAGAAGTAAAGGCTGACCACAAGAGAGCCTGTCGTCGTAAGATAAGTTTTGAATGTACCGATAAGAGGATCGGCCTGCAAAGAATCCTTTTCGTGTTCGTTTCTATCGGCTTGCAATGGTGGGATTAATATTGTCCTGTAGTTGAGAGGAACCGCCGTAGATTGGCTACAAAACGCGAAGGTTATCGCGGAAATTACTGCAATGATGAATTGTTCGTATATAACCTTGGGTACTGGCTGTGTCGTCTTGGTGTCGACAGGCTGGGCCGGAGGTTGAACGCCTCCTTCTGCCTGAATTCCCGCGATTTGTGTAGGTGAAATTAGGGGGTTGCGCTGATACGGTTCAGCTGGAGATGTGGTCGCGGCCGTGCTTGTTGCAGCATTCTGTGTTGTGTTGCCGGGGATGCGGTTCTTCTGTAAAGCAGCAGGCTCGAGTGTACCCTCCTCGACCATTCCCAGCGTGTAGCCACAAGCTTCAAGACTGACACCCGAGCCAAAACTGACAGCCTTGTTTGCTCCATCTTTGTTGGTAATCTGAAAGATCCATATCGCTCCTCGGTCGGCGTCGTACGAAACTAACTTTCCTTGGTCACGAAGTGTACTTTGAATCTCGAGGGCGGAGGACTGGAAGCTATGCGATTGGTCTGTGGACGACTCGTAAATGCGAAAGGCTATCGACGCGATGTTGTTCTGCAGATTCAAATGTCAGATGGGGAATGAAAGGGGAGGTTTGTACCACTAACTATCGACAGAGTATTCGTTTCATATTCGCTGGTCTCCATTGCGACAGTTTCCTTGCCGCCCCGAAGTCGCAACCGTGAATGCGGCTTAAGGCACAACGGCTAGGCGCAAGCCTAGATGGGCCCGGTGTTTGTCGTTGTCACCTTAAAGGCAGTCGAAGCGTAGGTTAACACGGGGGTCCTCGAAATATGGTTGTTACGATTGTAGTTGTTGGGGCCGTCGATTCTCCGGACTCCATCTCAACGAACGAGACACTGGTGCCGAGCGAGCAGCTCGGAGATGGCGCTGCGGGGAGCTTAACAGGTACTCGGTCGGTAGATGAGCGTTCGAACTGTGAGAATTGAAATAGAGTTAAGCCATTAGAACTATGTTGTGCTGCCTTGCAATTAGTGATCGATGGGTTGATGTTATGTATTAAATCGATGTTTGATGATATATTTGACGTCTGTCGCGAGATAGAAATTCAGTGGAGTTCGCACGGGAGCCAGGGCCTCAGCTAGGATGGGGCACCAGAAAGTGAGTAAACAGGGACGTTTTAGGGGGTCCCTGATGGATGTTTGATGGAGGACGTCAGTTGTACTTAGGGGCCCTCCAAGCGGACTAGGTTATTACGGACATAGCCTATTGACATCCcgatagtaggtactaaggtagataGGAGCAAGTGGCCCGATGGCCGGGGAGGTCCCTTCACCGAAGCCCGGTCACCGAGCTCACCGAGCTTAGTGGGGCAAGCTTTTTCTTCACCTTGATTTTTTTCCAACTCTAGTCCAGTCGCATCCGCAAAACTTACTATCTGCAGTACAGCAAACAACCTTTGTTCTTGCGATTTACCAAGAACAACGTCGCAATGAAGTTGTCTAACCCGGGAACCGTGCCCGTATACACAATCTCGGGCGCATCTTCAGCCCGACCTCTTCCTGACTGGCTTGCGCGACGCAGAAAGCGAAGCTTGAAGGATGATGCCGAATACCAGAATCGTGTCGAGCTCCTACAGGATTTCGAATTCGAAGAGGCCAGCAACTGCATTCGAGtcagt carries:
- a CDS encoding hypothetical protein (BUSCO:1511at5125), with amino-acid sequence METSEYETNTLSINNIASIAFRIYESSTDQSHSFQSSALEIQSTLRDQGKLVSYDADRGAIWIFQITNKDGANKAVSFGSGVSLEACGYTLGMVEEGTLEPAALQKNRIPGNTTQNAATSTAATTSPAEPYQRNPLISPTQIAGIQAEGGVQPPAQPVDTKTTQPVPKVIYEQFIIAVISAITFAFCSQSTAVPLNYRTILIPPLQADRNEHEKDSLQADPLIGTFKTYLTTTGSLVVSLYFSYCQNLATVEDVLSGDSPSLSGSILAAPYGVFAAKSGFSSGDADRSLAQTPNTQALSVRSFPEAHDSLWKHSCLRALEYCGLNPSNFKAGPWVNLLITKPTSQDIDGEQKRLRATVPWPGALCFRKKSLEVSTTHRVGDTILSGHEECHDPLGDARGWFASTSEREERVSRRKSDRAYAAAKEVNGANLQAQSLNGQSPLSVRRPSTATAGVMYPTPPDGIQQHLGVTPSIDGATSSPNNHPPTLAVVDADATMPTVTPMADADHDTWDGGHEQKRERSDSNLLGDTDDIMNGMGGDVFGDHDVTEDDFNFFDGPDGNDMDIDMSDLHPISHPPPPQAIPHQTTPPQAIPPQAILPQTIFTQVMPPPMITQPQLQKVIEPQPQPKIRSKPKTHEPVFAKPELKHARSSLNDEINHKVKTERSNSNKRGSSPFDPDTVFKRVKASLTSPTQENFTFQAPLRRKSSIFEKVEFDPKIPLINKKYEHGGAFDFSKDQSSVELKRDSEGLSTDEYLERQGKIKPDSKTLSGVSLIRSLTGVDGSANHSNAQKSNGNASFSEDSDADSEADDLSSISGGPMSPIKSSVKRTVVDDDALSQATTSREADLIDDATEEQFAIELPKLSKTESPEMPLHRFFSDPEPLNAEVGLSNLEFVEVAQIITEQAATGRLDIGIDHKKESSIALATMKGHELNVARSSLQLLQNIIPSNLGSATAVRLKGLLEILDLPLVGRPNRLQPRPIPGRDTNVEQLRPNNLYQIPVPHLEVRRSETKLSVLPSSISFWEGLGLSPSWGAKDVTALCIFPGWKGMSDHVGSFLDRSKSVYESLKLGTFNNLPLSGDWDDGVLPYEVDRISTSPDATVTGHGSSLVESMEVLRSSLSELKSKDKNLVIYFVYSPDNPASIIEACTAFYRCFDEYSELLAARRESPQNELVLQLVSSNLISSTTSLVVPTPAEMIKLCVETYDRCTLFLAPEHGGPTPAPAVMLEQPPPRMIDFKLTISPSQSLMHENSCIHVGYAESLDGRWITAAWTDNRGQRQATASYSITRSRTPDRSASQNKAAIITEIWATTLSMISIWKVHWRVIITRAGPMDQKEVEWWQAASTLDDKYSFTMILMSVDTSPSLQLVPPVVKIPHAATSAFYSTPVSTPQANIVSPEQTTTPATPMRETSTLAATPGAESVTEPDADSFLIDATDQTWGAIAAHRFGNSTTLLEVRPALASGYLIKRTGIKIEDPPVVMEVNLVHTEATPRAYEPLLREMLCYFRGLGTLARARGVTDRETDVRPWHIAVAEKGVRALHLLL